In Mesorhizobium sp. 113-3-3, a genomic segment contains:
- a CDS encoding trimethylamine methyltransferase family protein, translated as MNEPRRKRGADRTSNRGPAPIPQLPQRRVTNPYPPMALLSPEQIEAIHQASMHILENFGIEVMSPRALSLFEKAGARVDHASANVRIDRGMVDEALKTTRSNYTLTPRNPANTVHLGGNTINFTLVAGPPNVHDMERGRRAGNLRDYADLTRLAQHFNCIHMLGNQVCAPVELPANSRHLDTYFTNLTLTDKSFHVSAIGRGRALDGIEMMAIARGLTLDQMRDDPGIATIISVNSPRRFDEMMAEGLMTMAEFGQSVAVTPFTLMGAMSPVTLAGALAQQNAEALFGVVLTQLVRPGAPVMYGAFTSNVDMKSGAPAFGTPENTKANIASGQLARRYGLPYRTTPGSASNAADAQGAYETLMALWGAVLGHGNLVYHAAGWQEGGLTASFEKFIIDVEMIQHMMEFLRPIVVDEAELAVEALGAVPTGGHFFGEPHTLERYATAFYQPMLSNWQNFETWQEAGSLDATARATRLWKKALEDYVEPAMDIAVREALEAYVARRKEAIGQGEP; from the coding sequence CAATCCCTATCCGCCGATGGCTCTGCTGTCTCCAGAGCAGATCGAGGCGATCCACCAGGCTTCGATGCATATCTTGGAGAATTTCGGCATCGAGGTGATGAGCCCGCGGGCGCTGTCGCTGTTCGAGAAGGCGGGTGCCAGGGTCGATCACGCCTCGGCCAATGTCCGCATCGATCGCGGCATGGTCGACGAGGCGCTGAAAACGACGCGCTCCAACTACACGCTGACGCCACGCAACCCGGCCAACACAGTCCATCTCGGCGGCAACACCATCAATTTCACGCTGGTAGCCGGCCCGCCCAACGTGCACGACATGGAGCGCGGCCGCCGCGCGGGCAATTTGCGCGACTATGCCGATCTCACCCGGCTGGCGCAGCATTTCAACTGCATTCATATGCTCGGCAACCAGGTTTGCGCGCCGGTCGAGCTGCCGGCCAATTCGCGCCATCTCGACACCTATTTCACCAATCTGACGCTGACCGACAAGAGCTTCCATGTCTCGGCGATCGGCCGGGGCAGGGCGCTGGACGGCATCGAGATGATGGCGATCGCGCGCGGTCTGACGCTGGACCAGATGCGCGACGATCCCGGCATCGCCACCATCATCTCCGTCAACTCGCCGCGCCGCTTCGACGAGATGATGGCCGAAGGGCTGATGACCATGGCCGAGTTCGGCCAGTCGGTGGCGGTCACGCCATTCACGCTGATGGGGGCGATGAGCCCGGTGACGCTGGCGGGCGCCTTGGCGCAGCAGAACGCCGAGGCGCTGTTCGGCGTCGTGCTGACGCAGTTGGTGCGGCCGGGCGCGCCGGTCATGTATGGCGCCTTCACCTCCAATGTCGACATGAAGTCGGGCGCTCCGGCCTTCGGCACGCCGGAAAACACCAAGGCCAACATCGCTTCGGGGCAATTGGCGCGGCGCTACGGACTGCCCTACCGGACGACGCCGGGCTCGGCCTCCAACGCGGCGGATGCGCAAGGCGCCTATGAGACGCTGATGGCGCTGTGGGGCGCCGTGCTCGGCCATGGCAACCTCGTCTACCATGCCGCAGGCTGGCAGGAGGGCGGGCTGACGGCGTCGTTCGAAAAATTCATCATCGATGTCGAGATGATCCAGCACATGATGGAGTTCCTGCGGCCGATCGTGGTCGACGAGGCGGAACTGGCAGTCGAGGCGCTGGGCGCGGTGCCGACCGGCGGCCATTTCTTCGGCGAGCCGCACACGCTGGAGCGCTACGCCACCGCCTTCTACCAGCCGATGCTGTCCAACTGGCAGAATTTCGAAACCTGGCAGGAGGCCGGCAGCCTCGATGCAACGGCGCGCGCGACGCGGCTGTGGAAGAAGGCGCTGGAGGACTATGTCGAGCCGGCGATGGACATCGCCGTGCGCGAGGCGCTGGAGGCCTATGTCGCCAGGCGCAAGGAAGCGATCGGGCAAGGCGAGCCGTGA
- a CDS encoding GcvT family protein yields the protein MKSHAKVVVIGGGVVGCSVLFHLARHGWTDVVLLERDELTSGSTWHAAGGMHTINGDPNVAKLQKYTISLYKEIEELSGQATGVHLTGGVLLAATEARLDWLRGVVAKGRYLGIDLEVISAKEAAELMPLLDPKQFVGAVRNKEDGHLDPSGVTHAYAKAARKLGAEVERFTKVEDIVRRPDGLWRVITNKGEVVAEHVVNAGGLWAREVGRMVGLELPVLAMEHMYLITEDMPEVAAWNAKTGTEIIHAVDFDGELYLRQERGGMLMGTYEKANKPWSEYQTPWNFGHELLAPDIDRIAPSLEVGFRHFPAFQNTGIKQIINGPFTFAPDGNPLVGPVRGLPGFWVACGVMAGFSQGGGVGLALSNWMIEGDPGADIWAMDVARYGDWATMAYTNAKVRENYSRRFSIRFPNEELPAGRPLKTTPVYDLLSAKGAQWGVAYGLEVPLWYAPQGVKDEFSWRRSSDFTHVAREVATVRDGVGLAEISSFAKYKVTGEGAAAWLDRMLACKLPKPGRMTLAPMLKDDGRLIGDFTLGNLGGDGWFLAGSGIAEQYHMRWFEAHLPGDGSVRIEALGAKLTGLAIAGPKAREVLAKVSRADVSNAAFPFMAMARMDIGMAPCLVGRVSYTGDLGYEIWVAPEYQRAAFNALMAAGAELGIGLFGSRALNALRLEKNYGSWGREYRPIYGPLEAGLDRFVAYGKEADFIGKAAALAERKEGGKLRLRAFIVDADDADVIGDEPIWFGGTVRGWVTSGGYAHHSKKSVAVGYVPKEIADESDGFEIELLGKRHAARIQAAPLFDANFERMRG from the coding sequence ATGAAATCGCATGCAAAGGTCGTGGTCATTGGCGGCGGTGTCGTCGGGTGTTCCGTGCTGTTCCATCTGGCCCGCCATGGCTGGACCGACGTGGTGCTTCTGGAGCGCGACGAACTGACCTCGGGTTCCACCTGGCATGCGGCGGGCGGCATGCACACGATCAATGGCGACCCCAACGTCGCCAAGCTGCAGAAATACACGATCAGCCTCTACAAGGAGATCGAGGAACTGTCTGGACAGGCGACCGGCGTGCACCTGACCGGCGGCGTGCTGCTCGCCGCGACCGAGGCGCGGCTGGACTGGCTGCGCGGTGTCGTCGCCAAGGGCCGCTATCTCGGCATCGACCTGGAAGTGATCTCGGCGAAAGAGGCGGCCGAACTGATGCCGTTGCTCGACCCCAAGCAGTTCGTCGGCGCCGTCCGCAACAAGGAGGACGGGCATCTCGATCCCTCCGGCGTCACACACGCCTATGCCAAGGCCGCGCGCAAACTTGGCGCCGAGGTGGAACGCTTCACCAAGGTCGAGGACATTGTGCGGCGGCCCGACGGGCTATGGCGCGTCATCACCAACAAGGGCGAGGTGGTGGCCGAACATGTCGTCAATGCCGGCGGCCTGTGGGCGCGCGAGGTCGGCCGCATGGTCGGGCTCGAATTGCCGGTGCTGGCCATGGAGCACATGTACCTGATCACCGAGGACATGCCGGAGGTTGCCGCCTGGAACGCCAAGACGGGCACGGAGATCATCCATGCGGTCGATTTCGACGGTGAGCTCTATCTGCGCCAGGAGCGCGGCGGCATGCTGATGGGCACCTATGAGAAGGCCAACAAGCCGTGGTCGGAATACCAGACGCCGTGGAATTTCGGCCATGAATTGCTGGCGCCCGACATCGACCGCATCGCGCCGTCGCTGGAGGTCGGCTTCCGGCATTTTCCGGCCTTCCAGAACACCGGCATCAAACAGATCATCAACGGCCCCTTCACCTTCGCGCCCGACGGCAATCCGCTTGTCGGGCCGGTGCGCGGCCTGCCGGGCTTTTGGGTCGCCTGCGGCGTCATGGCTGGCTTCAGCCAAGGCGGTGGCGTCGGGCTGGCACTGTCCAACTGGATGATCGAGGGCGATCCCGGCGCCGATATCTGGGCCATGGATGTGGCGCGCTACGGCGACTGGGCGACGATGGCCTACACCAACGCCAAGGTTCGCGAAAACTATTCCAGGCGGTTTTCGATCCGCTTCCCCAATGAGGAACTGCCGGCCGGGCGGCCGCTCAAGACAACGCCCGTCTACGATCTGTTGTCGGCCAAGGGCGCGCAATGGGGTGTCGCCTATGGGCTGGAAGTGCCGCTTTGGTACGCGCCGCAAGGCGTGAAGGACGAATTCTCCTGGCGGCGGTCGAGCGATTTCACCCATGTCGCCAGGGAGGTCGCGACGGTGCGCGACGGCGTTGGCCTGGCGGAGATTTCGAGCTTCGCCAAATACAAGGTGACAGGCGAGGGGGCAGCGGCCTGGCTCGACCGCATGCTCGCCTGCAAATTGCCTAAACCCGGCCGCATGACGCTGGCGCCGATGCTGAAAGACGACGGCAGGCTGATCGGCGATTTCACGCTGGGCAATCTGGGCGGCGATGGCTGGTTCCTCGCCGGCTCGGGCATTGCCGAGCAGTACCATATGCGCTGGTTCGAGGCGCATCTGCCTGGCGACGGCTCGGTCCGGATCGAGGCGCTGGGCGCGAAACTCACCGGCCTTGCGATTGCCGGGCCGAAAGCGCGGGAGGTCCTGGCCAAGGTCAGCCGCGCTGATGTTTCCAACGCGGCGTTCCCGTTCATGGCGATGGCCAGGATGGATATCGGCATGGCGCCGTGCCTGGTCGGCCGCGTCAGCTACACCGGCGACCTCGGCTACGAGATCTGGGTGGCGCCGGAATACCAGCGCGCGGCATTCAATGCGTTGATGGCGGCGGGCGCGGAACTCGGCATCGGCCTGTTCGGCTCACGGGCGCTCAATGCGCTGCGGCTCGAGAAGAACTACGGCTCATGGGGGCGCGAATACCGGCCGATCTACGGGCCGCTCGAGGCCGGGCTCGACCGCTTTGTCGCCTATGGCAAGGAGGCCGATTTCATCGGCAAGGCGGCGGCGCTGGCCGAGCGCAAGGAAGGCGGCAAACTGCGGCTGCGCGCCTTCATCGTCGACGCGGACGATGCCGACGTCATCGGCGACGAGCCGATCTGGTTCGGCGGCACGGTGCGCGGCTGGGTGACATCGGGCGGCTATGCCCATCATTCGAAAAAATCGGTCGCTGTCGGCTATGTGCCGAAGGAGATTGCCGACGAAAGCGACGGCTTCGAGATCGAATTGCTGGGCAAACGCCATGCGGCGCGCATCCAGGCGGCACCGCTGTTCGATGCGAATTTCGAACGGATGCGGGGATGA
- a CDS encoding DoxX family protein, with protein MKLFESLSRYRPQALGVLRIMTALQFIEHGSQKLFNFPFSAQPHTLTGLTTAAGILEFAGGILLALGLFTRPVAFLLAGEMAIAYFMAHMPRDFFPANNGGDAAISFCFIFLYLVFAGAGAFALDNRGKA; from the coding sequence ATGAAGCTTTTCGAAAGCCTCTCCCGATACCGACCGCAGGCGCTCGGCGTGCTGCGCATCATGACCGCGCTGCAATTCATCGAGCATGGCAGCCAGAAACTGTTCAACTTCCCCTTCAGCGCCCAGCCCCATACCCTCACCGGGCTGACGACGGCGGCCGGCATCCTCGAATTCGCGGGCGGCATCCTGCTGGCTCTCGGCCTGTTCACGCGGCCCGTCGCGTTCCTGCTGGCCGGCGAAATGGCGATCGCCTATTTCATGGCGCACATGCCGCGCGACTTCTTCCCGGCCAACAATGGCGGCGACGCGGCGATCTCCTTCTGCTTCATCTTCCTCTATCTGGTCTTCGCAGGCGCCGGCGCCTTCGCGCTGGACAATCGCGGCAAGGCCTGA
- a CDS encoding VOC family protein — protein MPKSPMPFFWYELMTSDLDAAEAFYTKVVGWTAQPFDKAPGMPRYIVMNVGERGVGGLMTMPEDVKKMGAPPAWLGYIHTKDVDASTKSLKAAGGGVHCEPSDIPGVGRFAVVADPQGATFMFLQPNRPDQPVVPASTPGHIGWHELYTSDWKAAFDFYSGQFGWANAGDFDMGPMGTYQTFTAGPESGGGIMNKPQQIPVPVWQFYFNVTGIDAAAKRVTDNGGKILMGPMEVPGGSWIVQCQDPQGAHFALMAPVR, from the coding sequence ATGCCGAAATCCCCAATGCCCTTCTTCTGGTACGAGCTGATGACTTCGGACCTCGACGCCGCCGAGGCCTTCTACACCAAGGTTGTCGGCTGGACGGCGCAGCCCTTCGACAAGGCGCCCGGCATGCCGCGTTACATCGTCATGAATGTCGGCGAGCGCGGCGTCGGCGGGCTGATGACCATGCCCGAGGATGTCAAGAAGATGGGCGCTCCGCCGGCATGGCTCGGCTATATCCATACCAAGGACGTGGACGCCTCGACGAAATCCCTGAAAGCCGCGGGCGGCGGCGTCCACTGTGAACCCAGCGACATTCCGGGTGTCGGCCGCTTCGCCGTCGTCGCCGACCCGCAAGGCGCGACCTTCATGTTCCTGCAACCCAACCGCCCCGACCAGCCCGTTGTGCCGGCCAGTACGCCCGGCCATATCGGCTGGCACGAGCTTTACACCAGCGACTGGAAGGCCGCGTTCGACTTCTATTCCGGCCAGTTCGGCTGGGCCAATGCCGGCGATTTCGACATGGGCCCGATGGGCACCTACCAGACGTTTACCGCCGGCCCCGAATCCGGCGGTGGCATCATGAACAAGCCGCAGCAGATTCCGGTCCCGGTCTGGCAGTTCTATTTCAACGTCACCGGCATCGACGCGGCGGCAAAGCGCGTCACCGACAATGGCGGCAAGATCCTGATGGGACCGATGGAGGTTCCCGGCGGCAGCTGGATCGTGCAGTGCCAGGACCCGCAAGGCGCGCATTTCGCGCTGATGGCGCCGGTGCGCTGA
- a CDS encoding gamma-glutamylcyclotransferase yields the protein MRQMSLPRQMSLTPELVALCHREEADPGPDPSWTELTDGDFRTLAIRLSAEADEGPLWVFAYGSLIWKPEFESVEQRLATAFGWHRSFCLDMVRWRGSAAQPGLMMALERGGRCNGVIYRLPEGEKPAQIERLLRREISDHESVSSVRWLPVHTAQGGLRALGFWVGVKGRGTSLGQPLDRVAGILARACGHIGSGAEYLYNTVSHLEAFGIHDRNLWRLQELVADEVRALHGRPAGEDHRSRQEQPSIA from the coding sequence ATGCGCCAGATGTCGCTGCCACGCCAGATGTCGCTCACGCCTGAGCTTGTCGCACTGTGCCACAGGGAAGAAGCCGATCCCGGCCCTGACCCGAGCTGGACCGAGCTGACTGACGGGGATTTCCGGACGCTTGCAATACGGCTTTCCGCGGAAGCGGACGAGGGGCCGCTTTGGGTGTTCGCCTACGGCTCGCTGATCTGGAAACCGGAATTCGAATCGGTCGAGCAACGGCTCGCCACGGCCTTCGGCTGGCACCGCTCCTTCTGCCTCGACATGGTGCGCTGGCGCGGCAGCGCCGCACAGCCGGGGCTGATGATGGCGCTCGAACGAGGCGGACGCTGCAACGGGGTGATCTACCGCTTGCCGGAGGGCGAAAAGCCGGCCCAGATCGAAAGGCTGCTGCGGCGCGAGATCAGCGACCATGAGAGCGTCAGTTCGGTCCGCTGGCTGCCGGTGCATACGGCGCAGGGCGGGCTGCGGGCGCTGGGTTTCTGGGTTGGCGTCAAGGGGCGGGGAACGTCGCTCGGCCAACCACTGGACAGAGTGGCCGGCATATTGGCCCGGGCCTGCGGCCATATAGGCTCGGGCGCGGAATATCTCTACAACACGGTCAGCCACCTCGAAGCGTTCGGCATCCATGACCGCAATCTGTGGCGGCTGCAGGAACTGGTGGCGGACGAGGTCCGGGCGCTCCATGGCCGGCCGGCCGGCGAGGACCATCGATCTCGGCAAGAGCAGCCCTCCATAGCATAA
- a CDS encoding NAD(P)-dependent oxidoreductase, with translation MPEGQFKEGIVGGRLAAEQYADNFSDLHPPLDHHEALVESDRCYFCYDAPCMNACPTSIDIPLFIRQISTGNPIGSAKTIFDQNILGGMCARVCPTETLCEEVCVREVAEGKPVQIGRLQRYATDVAMAENKQFYARPEATGKTVAVVGAGPAGLAAAHRLARHGHDVTILEARPKAGGLNEYGIAAYKSVDNFAQAEVDYVTAIGGIDIQNGKALGRDYQLSDLIRNYDAVFLGMGLGGVNALRADGEDAAGVTNAVEFIAELRQASDLAGLPVGRRVVVIGGGMTAIDAAVQSKLLGAEEVTVCYRRGQEHMNASGFEQDLAAANGVTIRHWLQPKRVIAEAGKVSGIELEYTALKGDKLAGTGETLTLVADQVFKAIGQSFVPAALNGSGAAIELEAGRIKVDAEGRTSLAKVWAGGDCIFGGDDLTVSAVAQGRDAAESIHRSLTQG, from the coding sequence ATGCCAGAAGGCCAGTTCAAGGAAGGTATCGTCGGCGGGCGGCTTGCCGCCGAGCAGTACGCGGATAATTTCTCCGACCTGCATCCGCCGCTCGATCACCATGAGGCGCTGGTCGAATCCGACCGCTGCTATTTCTGCTACGACGCGCCATGCATGAACGCGTGCCCGACCTCGATCGACATTCCGCTGTTCATCCGCCAGATCTCGACCGGCAATCCGATCGGCTCGGCCAAGACCATCTTCGACCAGAACATCCTTGGCGGCATGTGCGCCCGCGTATGCCCGACCGAGACGCTGTGCGAGGAGGTCTGCGTGCGCGAGGTGGCGGAAGGCAAGCCGGTACAGATCGGCCGCCTGCAGCGCTACGCCACCGATGTCGCCATGGCAGAGAACAAGCAGTTCTATGCGCGCCCGGAAGCGACCGGAAAGACGGTCGCCGTGGTCGGCGCCGGCCCGGCCGGCCTTGCCGCCGCGCACCGGCTCGCCCGCCATGGCCATGACGTCACCATACTGGAGGCGCGGCCGAAGGCCGGCGGCCTCAACGAATACGGCATCGCCGCTTACAAGAGCGTCGACAATTTCGCCCAGGCCGAGGTCGACTACGTCACGGCGATCGGCGGCATCGACATCCAGAACGGCAAGGCGCTCGGCCGCGACTACCAGCTCTCCGACCTGATCCGCAACTATGACGCGGTGTTCCTCGGCATGGGGCTTGGCGGCGTCAATGCGCTGCGCGCCGATGGCGAGGATGCCGCCGGCGTCACCAATGCGGTGGAGTTCATCGCCGAATTGCGCCAGGCCAGCGATCTTGCCGGCCTGCCGGTCGGCCGCCGCGTCGTCGTCATCGGCGGCGGCATGACGGCGATCGACGCCGCCGTGCAGTCGAAGCTGCTCGGCGCCGAGGAGGTGACGGTCTGCTACCGGCGTGGCCAGGAGCACATGAACGCCTCCGGGTTCGAACAGGATCTGGCCGCCGCCAACGGCGTCACCATCCGCCATTGGCTGCAGCCGAAGCGGGTGATCGCCGAGGCCGGCAAAGTGTCGGGCATCGAACTCGAATATACGGCGTTGAAGGGCGACAAGCTTGCCGGCACCGGCGAGACCCTGACACTCGTCGCCGACCAGGTGTTCAAGGCCATCGGCCAGAGTTTTGTCCCGGCCGCGCTCAATGGCAGCGGCGCCGCGATCGAACTCGAAGCCGGCCGTATCAAGGTCGATGCGGAAGGGCGCACCTCGCTGGCGAAAGTCTGGGCCGGCGGCGACTGCATCTTTGGCGGCGACGACCTGACGGTTTCGGCGGTCGCGCAGGGGCGCGATGCCGCGGAGAGCATACACAGGAGTCTGACGCAGGGATAA
- a CDS encoding class I SAM-dependent methyltransferase — MATVEPGIARHYDIAGLEQRILAALADTGVDIAHLRAGDLEAVDEFHIGGIAATKELLGQMGLKPGARLLDIGSGVGGPARFAANDAGADVTGIDLTQSYVDIATSLSKRTGMADKTHFVQGSALDMPFAGASFDAAMILHVGMNLPDKKKLMSEAARVLEPGGVFAVYDVMRLKVGALTYPLPWASDESMSFVATPDDYRSAATAAGFSVITERQRGAFAVEFFAAIRARMAAAQAEGKKPPPGVGLVMGEDARTKIANLTAALEGGILAPVELLLRLG, encoded by the coding sequence ATGGCGACGGTGGAACCGGGCATCGCCCGTCACTACGACATAGCAGGTCTTGAGCAGCGCATCCTTGCCGCGCTTGCCGACACTGGCGTGGACATTGCTCATTTGCGTGCCGGTGATCTCGAAGCGGTCGACGAATTCCACATTGGCGGCATCGCCGCCACAAAAGAACTGCTTGGCCAGATGGGTTTGAAACCTGGAGCCAGGCTTCTGGACATTGGTTCCGGCGTGGGCGGTCCGGCCCGCTTTGCCGCCAACGATGCCGGCGCCGATGTCACCGGCATCGATCTCACGCAAAGCTATGTCGACATCGCGACCAGCCTGTCGAAGCGCACGGGAATGGCCGACAAGACGCACTTCGTGCAGGGCAGCGCGCTGGACATGCCATTCGCCGGTGCCAGCTTCGACGCCGCCATGATCCTGCATGTCGGCATGAACCTTCCCGACAAGAAAAAACTGATGAGCGAGGCCGCGCGCGTGCTCGAGCCGGGCGGTGTTTTTGCCGTCTACGACGTCATGCGGCTCAAGGTCGGCGCGCTGACCTATCCGCTGCCATGGGCATCGGATGAGAGCATGTCCTTCGTCGCCACGCCCGACGACTATCGCTCGGCCGCCACGGCCGCGGGGTTTTCCGTAATCACTGAGCGGCAGCGCGGCGCTTTCGCCGTCGAATTCTTCGCCGCGATACGCGCCCGGATGGCCGCCGCGCAGGCCGAGGGCAAGAAGCCGCCGCCCGGCGTCGGGCTCGTCATGGGCGAAGACGCCCGCACCAAGATCGCCAATCTCACCGCCGCGCTTGAAGGCGGCATTCTCGCACCCGTCGAACTGCTTCTTCGTCTCGGCTGA
- the preA gene encoding NAD-dependent dihydropyrimidine dehydrogenase subunit PreA produces the protein MADISNNFVGIKSPNPFWLASAPPTDKAYNVIRAFKAGWGGVVWKTLGEEGPPVVNVNGPRYGAIWGADRRLLGLNNIELITDRDLQTNLREMKQVKMDWPDRALIASIMVPCEEASWKAILPLVEETGADGIELNFGCPHGMSERGMGAAVGQVPEYIEMVVRWCKQYTRMPVITKLTPNITDIRKPARAAHAGGTDAVSLINTINSITGVDLDSFAPMPTIDGKGSHGGYCGPAVKPIAMNMVAEIARDPETRGLPISGIGGITTWRDAAEFLALGAGNVQVCTAAMTYGFKIVQEMIAGLENWMDEKGHRSLDDIIGRATPNVTDWQYLNLNYVAKARIDQDACIKCGRCHIACEDTSHQAITSMVNGVRHFEVIEAECVGCNLCVNVCPVDNCITMEPLAAGAMDERTGKPVSPVYANWTTHPNNPMAKVAAE, from the coding sequence ATGGCAGATATCAGCAACAATTTCGTCGGCATCAAATCGCCAAATCCGTTCTGGCTGGCCTCGGCGCCGCCGACCGACAAGGCCTACAATGTCATCCGCGCCTTCAAGGCAGGGTGGGGCGGCGTGGTGTGGAAGACGCTTGGCGAGGAAGGCCCGCCGGTGGTCAACGTCAACGGTCCGCGCTATGGCGCGATCTGGGGCGCCGACCGGCGCCTGCTCGGCCTCAACAATATCGAGCTGATCACCGACCGCGACCTGCAGACCAATCTGCGCGAGATGAAGCAGGTCAAGATGGATTGGCCCGATCGCGCGCTCATCGCCTCGATCATGGTGCCTTGCGAAGAGGCAAGCTGGAAAGCCATCCTGCCGCTGGTCGAGGAGACCGGCGCCGACGGCATCGAGCTCAATTTCGGCTGCCCGCACGGCATGTCGGAACGCGGCATGGGCGCCGCCGTCGGCCAGGTGCCGGAATATATCGAAATGGTGGTGCGCTGGTGCAAGCAGTATACGCGCATGCCCGTCATCACCAAGCTGACGCCCAACATCACCGACATCCGCAAGCCGGCGCGGGCAGCGCATGCCGGCGGCACCGATGCGGTATCGCTGATCAACACCATCAACTCGATCACCGGCGTCGACCTCGACAGTTTCGCGCCGATGCCGACCATCGACGGCAAGGGCTCGCATGGCGGCTATTGCGGCCCGGCGGTGAAGCCGATCGCAATGAACATGGTGGCCGAGATCGCGCGCGATCCCGAAACGCGCGGCCTGCCGATCTCGGGCATTGGCGGGATCACCACCTGGCGCGACGCCGCCGAATTCCTGGCGCTCGGCGCCGGCAATGTGCAGGTCTGCACGGCGGCGATGACCTACGGCTTCAAGATCGTGCAGGAGATGATCGCCGGTCTGGAAAACTGGATGGACGAGAAGGGTCACCGCTCGCTCGACGACATCATCGGCCGCGCCACGCCCAACGTCACCGACTGGCAGTATCTCAACCTCAACTATGTCGCCAAGGCGCGTATCGACCAGGACGCCTGCATCAAATGCGGCCGCTGCCATATCGCCTGCGAGGACACCTCGCACCAGGCGATCACCAGCATGGTCAATGGCGTCAGGCATTTCGAGGTGATCGAGGCCGAGTGCGTCGGCTGCAATCTCTGCGTCAATGTCTGCCCGGTCGACAATTGCATCACCATGGAGCCGCTGGCCGCGGGTGCCATGGACGAGCGCACCGGCAAGCCGGTGTCGCCGGTCTACGCCAACTGGACCACGCACCCGAACAACCCGATGGCCAAGGTGGCCGCGGAGTAG
- a CDS encoding RrF2 family transcriptional regulator: MKLGEGVEAAIHCAATLASVEGNSTMPGAALAECFGLSPSYLLKHLNMLTAERILESVPGPAGGYRLARPAGRITLLDIVLAVEGREPAFRCGEIRRNGPVKIDASAYVKPCGINAAMLKAERAYRTALAEVKLSDVVVDYAAEGDPRSYAASCAFVARHQRPQKSSSTPPKQL; this comes from the coding sequence ATGAAGCTGGGCGAGGGCGTTGAGGCGGCCATCCATTGCGCGGCCACGCTGGCGAGCGTGGAGGGCAACAGCACCATGCCGGGCGCGGCCCTGGCTGAGTGTTTCGGCCTGTCGCCGAGCTATCTGCTGAAGCATCTCAACATGCTGACCGCCGAGCGCATCCTGGAATCGGTGCCGGGCCCGGCGGGCGGCTACCGGCTGGCCCGGCCGGCCGGGCGCATCACCCTACTCGACATCGTGCTGGCGGTCGAAGGGCGGGAGCCGGCGTTTCGCTGCGGCGAAATCCGCCGCAACGGTCCGGTCAAGATCGATGCCTCGGCCTATGTCAAACCCTGCGGCATCAATGCCGCGATGCTGAAAGCTGAGCGCGCCTATCGGACAGCGCTGGCCGAAGTGAAGCTGTCCGATGTTGTGGTGGACTACGCGGCCGAAGGCGATCCGAGATCCTATGCCGCGAGCTGCGCCTTCGTGGCGCGCCACCAGCGGCCGCAGAAATCCAGTTCAACCCCTCCAAAGCAATTGTGA
- a CDS encoding carboxymuconolactone decarboxylase family protein has translation MKQRMQFFAKAPEIMKAVSALNKAVDECGLEVSLLHLIKLRASQINGCSFCVEMHSREARRDGETEQRLYLVAAWKESPLFSPRERAAFAWTEAVTLIADNGVSDELYARTLEHFSEEELVKLSVALGMINTWNRLCIPFHAIHPMPAAKAA, from the coding sequence ATGAAACAGAGGATGCAATTCTTCGCCAAGGCGCCGGAGATCATGAAGGCGGTGTCGGCGCTCAACAAGGCGGTCGACGAATGCGGGCTGGAGGTCAGCCTGCTGCACCTGATCAAGCTCAGGGCCTCGCAGATCAATGGCTGTTCCTTCTGTGTGGAGATGCATAGCCGCGAAGCGAGGCGTGACGGCGAAACCGAACAGCGGCTCTATCTCGTCGCGGCCTGGAAGGAATCGCCGCTGTTTTCCCCGCGCGAGCGCGCCGCCTTCGCCTGGACCGAAGCGGTGACGCTGATTGCCGACAATGGCGTGTCGGACGAACTCTATGCCCGCACGCTGGAGCATTTCTCGGAAGAGGAACTGGTGAAGCTGTCCGTCGCGCTCGGCATGATCAACACCTGGAACCGGCTGTGCATTCCGTTCCACGCCATTCACCCGATGCCGGCCGCCAAGGCGGCCTGA
- a CDS encoding DoxX family protein, producing MPADLPSTLLFLGRLLLGGAFVFAGLRNVQNAAFLTGLMAARGVPQARLALWAGIVLQIIAGALVMGGLWVAIASAVLVLFLIVATPMFHNFWDHEGPDRAARINGFVGNVALSGGFLTLIAQSL from the coding sequence ATGCCTGCCGATTTGCCATCGACCTTGTTGTTTCTCGGCCGTCTGCTGCTTGGCGGCGCCTTCGTCTTCGCCGGCCTGCGTAATGTCCAGAACGCGGCCTTCCTCACCGGGCTGATGGCCGCGCGCGGCGTGCCGCAGGCACGGCTGGCGCTGTGGGCCGGCATAGTGCTCCAGATCATTGCCGGCGCCCTGGTGATGGGCGGGCTATGGGTGGCAATCGCCAGCGCGGTGCTGGTGCTGTTCCTGATCGTCGCCACGCCGATGTTCCACAATTTCTGGGATCATGAGGGCCCGGACCGTGCGGCGCGCATCAACGGCTTCGTCGGCAATGTCGCGCTGAGCGGAGGGTTCCTGACGCTCATCGCGCAGTCGCTCTGA